Proteins encoded together in one Gigantopelta aegis isolate Gae_Host chromosome 8, Gae_host_genome, whole genome shotgun sequence window:
- the LOC121380261 gene encoding prefoldin subunit 1-like isoform X2 gives MVTTTQQLKISDAQVETLKRQMAHSKLVISEISQLPDDVRVFEGVGRMFLLQPNAEIKTNLDKKIKASDEKIKSIETTKVYLEKSLRESENNLRELVLSKQQGR, from the exons atggtgaCAACCACGCAACAACTGAAGATTTCTGATGCCCAGGTTGAAACGCTGAAGCGACAAATGGCACATTCCAAGCTGGTCATATCGGAAATCTCACAACTACCAGATGATGTTAGAGTCTTCGAGGGAGTTGGCAGAAT GTTTCTCTTGCAACCTAATGCAGAAATTAAGACAAACCTAGACAAAAAGATCAAAGCATCGGATGAAAAAATCAAGTCAATTGAG acAACAAAAGTTTATCTAGAGAAGAGCTTACGAGAGAGTGAGAACAATTTGCGAGAGCTGGTTTTATCCAAGCAGCAAGGAAGATAG